Proteins co-encoded in one Sporosarcina sp. FSL K6-1522 genomic window:
- a CDS encoding PPC domain-containing DNA-binding protein, translating to MGETIQAVYDETTHRIVGRLTKDVDLFGGMKEVCRKFNVQAAQFQCMGSLAHATYCQPEQTSDGELRYSPKIKSATPVELLSGTGFVGLDVDGELDIHFHGLFVDCQQTISGGHFLEGENPVAITIEFILFPLPDVQLQRGNDAIWNLPIFQFNTAKSK from the coding sequence TTGGGTGAAACGATTCAAGCTGTATATGATGAGACAACTCACCGTATTGTCGGACGGTTGACAAAAGACGTCGATCTGTTTGGTGGCATGAAAGAGGTATGTCGAAAGTTCAATGTGCAGGCGGCCCAGTTTCAATGCATGGGGTCGCTTGCACATGCGACATATTGTCAGCCAGAGCAAACGAGCGATGGCGAGTTACGTTATTCCCCGAAAATTAAAAGTGCTACGCCTGTCGAATTGTTGTCAGGGACGGGGTTTGTTGGGCTTGATGTCGATGGCGAGCTGGATATTCATTTTCATGGATTGTTTGTAGACTGCCAGCAGACGATTAGTGGCGGCCATTTTCTTGAGGGGGAAAATCCTGTGGCGATTACCATTGAGTTTATCTTGTTTCCGTTGCCGGATGTGCAGTTGCAACGGGGCAATGATGCGATTTGGAATTTGCCAATTTTTCAGTTCAATACTGCAAAATCAAAGTGA
- a CDS encoding TRAP transporter small permease, with amino-acid sequence MEKVISRLEEWIVAIVMAVMSTIAFVNILSRGIANYSLSFTEEITINLFVLLTFVGTAIGVRQNAHLGFTLVYDLVNDGLKRVITLFVGLMMALLFGVLLYFGIQMVLFQIQMGQKTPSLGWPQWWFSLAMPFGALLCLYRTLQVTVKEFREHGVKGGQSL; translated from the coding sequence ATGGAAAAAGTGATTAGCAGATTGGAAGAATGGATTGTCGCCATTGTTATGGCGGTTATGTCCACGATTGCCTTTGTTAACATTCTTTCGAGGGGAATTGCTAATTATTCACTATCCTTTACGGAAGAAATTACGATTAATTTGTTTGTGTTACTAACATTTGTTGGAACGGCCATCGGTGTGCGTCAAAACGCACACCTTGGCTTTACCTTGGTTTATGATTTGGTGAATGATGGCTTGAAGCGTGTCATAACGCTATTTGTAGGGCTTATGATGGCGTTGTTATTCGGCGTGTTATTGTATTTTGGGATTCAAATGGTGTTGTTCCAGATTCAGATGGGACAGAAAACACCGTCACTTGGCTGGCCACAATGGTGGTTTTCCTTAGCGATGCCGTTTGGTGCGCTGCTTTGTTTGTATCGAACATTGCAAGTAACGGTGAAAGAATTTCGTGAGCATGGCGTGAAAGGAGGTCAATCACTATGA
- a CDS encoding TRAP transporter large permease, with protein sequence MMALILFGLFFLLVMLRLPIAVALAISSIAVLFTGSGVFGLELVADIMYTSVSKFTLLAIPFFILAGVIMEQAGISKRLIDFAQSLVGHKKSGIVFVTVMTAIFFAAISGSGPATVAAIGGILVPAMVKSGYKKETAGALVASSGAIGIIIPPSIAFIVFAVVAGDQLPISIARLFMAGVIPGLMLGVGFILAAMYVRWRQEVKSGPLQGFTPMPRATGKERWKAFTGALWGLLIPVIILGGIYGGFFTPTEAAVIAVFYGLFVGFFVYKELNMKKMFDILVASSIQTAVVMFIVSAASVYAYIITTEQIAMQISDAMLGLSENPIIILLLVNVLLLIAGMFIDAISAYYIFIPILLPIMIMFEVDPTVFGVFMTVNLAIGLFTPPVGLNLYVATGISKTSLGEISRGVIPFVVSSIIILLLITYVPWFSTFLPDLLNIK encoded by the coding sequence ATGATGGCATTAATTTTATTTGGACTATTTTTCCTCCTTGTTATGCTACGTTTGCCGATTGCAGTGGCGTTGGCGATTTCTTCAATTGCGGTGCTATTTACGGGAAGTGGGGTTTTTGGCCTCGAGCTTGTCGCGGATATTATGTATACGAGTGTGTCGAAGTTTACATTGCTTGCCATTCCGTTTTTCATCCTAGCGGGTGTCATTATGGAACAGGCAGGGATTTCTAAACGGTTGATTGACTTTGCGCAATCCCTTGTGGGACATAAGAAAAGCGGGATTGTCTTTGTGACGGTTATGACGGCGATTTTCTTTGCCGCAATTTCGGGCTCAGGTCCTGCGACCGTGGCGGCCATTGGGGGAATTTTAGTTCCAGCAATGGTGAAAAGCGGTTACAAAAAAGAAACGGCCGGCGCACTTGTTGCGAGTTCGGGTGCGATTGGCATTATTATTCCACCAAGTATTGCGTTTATCGTGTTCGCAGTTGTTGCTGGCGATCAGCTACCGATTTCCATTGCACGCTTGTTTATGGCAGGTGTGATTCCCGGGTTAATGTTAGGTGTTGGTTTTATTCTAGCGGCGATGTATGTGAGATGGCGTCAAGAGGTTAAAAGTGGACCATTGCAAGGCTTTACGCCGATGCCACGTGCAACAGGAAAAGAGCGATGGAAAGCCTTTACAGGTGCATTATGGGGATTGCTCATTCCAGTTATCATTTTAGGTGGAATTTACGGTGGGTTCTTTACGCCAACGGAAGCTGCGGTAATCGCGGTATTTTACGGATTATTTGTCGGATTCTTTGTGTATAAAGAATTGAATATGAAAAAAATGTTTGATATTTTAGTAGCTTCATCTATTCAAACAGCAGTCGTCATGTTTATCGTCAGTGCAGCTTCTGTCTATGCGTACATTATTACGACTGAACAAATTGCGATGCAAATTTCAGATGCTATGTTAGGACTATCTGAAAATCCGATTATTATCTTGCTGCTTGTGAACGTCTTGCTATTAATCGCGGGGATGTTTATCGATGCGATTTCGGCTTATTATATTTTCATTCCGATTTTATTGCCAATTATGATTATGTTTGAGGTCGATCCGACAGTGTTTGGGGTCTTTATGACTGTGAACTTGGCCATTGGGCTTTTTACACCACCAGTCGGGTTGAACTTGTATGTGGCGACGGGGATTTCGAAAACGTCACTGGGGGAAATTTCGAGGGGCGTCATTCCGTTTGTTGTGTCTTCGATTATTATTCTATTGCTAATTACGTATGTTCCATGGTTTTCAACGTTTCTACCAGATTTATTAAATATTAAATAA
- a CDS encoding FAD-linked oxidase C-terminal domain-containing protein encodes METKILEQLVAITGSQYAKTTAAQKLAYSYDATPNFQAMPDVILSPGSTEDIQAIVKVCATHRIPIISRGSGTNLAAGTVPTAGGVVLLFNRMNQLLELDEGNLTITVQPGMITSEINALVEPKGLFYPPDPSSMNISTIGGNVSENSGGLRGLKYGVTRDYVKGLTIVLPNGELLKTGGKLAKDVAGYDLTSLYVGSEGTLGVITEITLSLIPAPASKQTLLAFYNHLEEAAEAVSSIIAAKIIPTTLEFMDKGTIETVEDFMNIGLPTDCEAMLLIEQDGDPLIVEKDMALMHQLCMEQGATSTQHAQTEVEAEQLRIGRRSALSALARKRPTTILEDATVPRSEIANMVKAIQQIADKYDLVICTFGHAGDGNLHPTCLTDARDQEEMLRVEAAFSEIFEHAIQLGGTITGEHGVGEMKSPYLEWKVGAAGMEVMRNIKKAVDPLQIMNPGKIFAKDTKKRVVVQHG; translated from the coding sequence CCAAGCGATGCCAGATGTCATCTTGTCACCGGGATCGACGGAGGACATTCAAGCCATTGTCAAAGTGTGTGCCACACATCGCATTCCAATTATTTCACGCGGGTCTGGAACGAATTTGGCGGCGGGAACGGTACCGACAGCTGGTGGTGTCGTGTTGTTATTCAATCGTATGAATCAGTTGCTAGAGTTGGATGAAGGCAATCTGACCATTACGGTTCAGCCAGGCATGATCACAAGTGAAATCAATGCACTTGTGGAGCCAAAGGGATTGTTTTATCCGCCAGATCCGAGCTCCATGAATATTTCCACAATCGGTGGCAATGTCAGTGAAAATTCAGGTGGTCTAAGAGGATTGAAATATGGGGTGACGCGTGACTATGTCAAAGGGCTAACCATTGTGTTGCCGAATGGCGAGCTATTGAAAACAGGCGGCAAGCTGGCAAAGGATGTAGCGGGTTATGATTTGACTAGTTTGTATGTCGGTTCTGAAGGGACGTTAGGTGTCATTACGGAAATTACTTTATCGCTTATACCTGCGCCCGCATCGAAGCAAACGCTGCTTGCCTTTTACAATCATTTGGAGGAGGCAGCCGAGGCGGTGTCGTCTATTATTGCTGCAAAGATTATCCCGACAACATTGGAGTTTATGGATAAAGGGACGATTGAAACCGTTGAGGATTTTATGAATATCGGACTGCCGACAGATTGTGAGGCGATGCTACTGATTGAGCAAGATGGGGATCCGCTCATCGTAGAAAAGGACATGGCGCTTATGCATCAGCTTTGTATGGAACAAGGGGCAACGTCCACACAACATGCGCAAACAGAAGTGGAAGCGGAGCAATTACGCATCGGGCGAAGGTCGGCATTATCGGCTCTTGCGCGTAAACGACCGACGACGATTTTAGAGGATGCGACAGTGCCACGGTCTGAGATTGCCAACATGGTAAAAGCCATTCAACAAATTGCGGACAAGTATGACTTGGTCATTTGCACATTTGGCCATGCTGGGGACGGCAATTTGCATCCAACTTGTTTAACAGATGCGCGTGATCAGGAAGAGATGCTGCGGGTAGAAGCTGCGTTTAGTGAAATATTTGAACACGCGATTCAGCTAGGTGGCACGATTACAGGTGAGCATGGTGTTGGAGAAATGAAATCGCCTTATTTGGAGTGGAAAGTCGGGGCAGCTGGTATGGAAGTAATGCGCAATATCAAGAAAGCTGTGGACCCGTTACAGATTATGAATCCGGGCAAAATCTTTGCGAAGGATACGAAGAAGAGAGTTGTGGTGCAGCATGGCTAG
- a CDS encoding bile acid:sodium symporter family protein, with translation MKWIQAVTTLISRFLPVWIVLLSLIAYSFPDAFISIRGLTGVGLGTIFLLMGLSLSTEKLLTVIKNPKHALLGVLLKWTIMVAVTVSVAYLFFRDNAELATGVILAGTVPSGTSANIYTFIAGGEAALSITMATLDTFISPLLTPTLVQVFSGKLIPIAFWPLFINIIYIVFIPLLTGLLLQWKWAKRIEVVKPYMSVLSQLALFIVVLSVISNAQSSLQDNLSALPLIFLAVFFQVSIPMAAGYFIAKWLKVPEENARAILFHTGICNTALAATLAMEHVSSLAAVPAVANMVVNLTLGAIVANLFANKYKMTRT, from the coding sequence ATGAAGTGGATTCAAGCGGTAACCACGCTGATATCGAGATTTTTGCCTGTATGGATTGTTCTGTTGTCGCTCATCGCTTATTCCTTTCCTGATGCCTTTATTTCGATTCGTGGGTTGACGGGTGTTGGTTTGGGGACGATTTTTCTATTGATGGGATTGTCTCTGTCGACGGAGAAATTGCTGACGGTGATTAAAAATCCGAAGCATGCGCTATTGGGTGTCTTGTTAAAGTGGACGATCATGGTTGCGGTGACGGTGAGCGTGGCGTATTTGTTTTTCCGGGATAATGCGGAACTTGCGACGGGTGTGATTTTGGCGGGGACTGTGCCAAGTGGGACGTCTGCGAATATTTATACGTTTATCGCTGGAGGAGAGGCGGCGTTAAGTATTACGATGGCGACGCTGGATACGTTCATCTCTCCTCTATTAACGCCGACGCTTGTGCAAGTGTTTTCCGGGAAATTAATTCCCATTGCTTTTTGGCCTCTTTTTATCAATATTATTTATATTGTTTTCATTCCACTTTTGACGGGATTGCTGTTGCAATGGAAATGGGCTAAACGCATAGAGGTTGTAAAACCGTACATGTCTGTCCTGTCTCAACTCGCTTTATTCATAGTAGTGCTCTCCGTAATTTCGAATGCGCAAAGTTCGTTGCAGGATAATTTATCGGCGCTGCCATTGATTTTTTTAGCGGTGTTTTTTCAAGTGTCGATTCCAATGGCAGCTGGGTATTTTATTGCCAAATGGCTGAAGGTGCCAGAGGAAAATGCGCGTGCGATTTTGTTTCACACGGGGATTTGTAACACGGCGCTTGCTGCCACGTTGGCGATGGAGCATGTTAGTTCACTGGCGGCGGTTCCGGCTGTTGCGAATATGGTGGTGAATTTAACGTTGGGGGCCATTGTAGCGAATTTGTTTGCGAATAAATATAAGATGACACGTACGTAG
- a CDS encoding SDR family NAD(P)-dependent oxidoreductase: protein MRVNGQTAIITGAASGIGAESAVYLAKEGANIVLVDLQSCAKTIESIRAQNSEAKVLECLGDIRDPEFVKATVARASDTFGELHILVNNAGTCSRLGIDTMTLDMWERDMDTNVKAAFLFIQAVVYPHMIEQKYGRIINISSISGLNGGVVSGQEDSSGRSGPAYSASKGAVIALTKWVAKELGGQGITCNSVAPGATLTGITTGVAYDLSQQVIKRMGTPGDIAEAVMYFASPESSYATGQVLKVDGGHSFG from the coding sequence ATGAGAGTGAATGGACAAACAGCGATTATTACTGGGGCGGCAAGTGGCATTGGAGCGGAATCAGCGGTCTATCTAGCAAAAGAAGGTGCGAATATCGTGCTCGTCGATTTGCAATCCTGTGCGAAAACGATTGAGTCGATTCGAGCACAAAATTCGGAGGCGAAAGTGCTGGAATGTTTGGGGGATATTCGGGATCCGGAATTTGTTAAAGCGACAGTTGCGCGTGCATCGGATACGTTTGGGGAACTACATATTTTGGTTAATAATGCAGGGACATGTAGTCGACTTGGCATTGACACGATGACGTTGGATATGTGGGAGCGAGATATGGATACGAATGTTAAAGCGGCATTTTTGTTCATACAGGCAGTTGTGTATCCACATATGATTGAGCAGAAATACGGGCGGATTATTAACATCAGTTCGATTTCGGGTTTGAATGGTGGCGTTGTATCGGGGCAGGAAGATAGCAGTGGCCGTTCGGGTCCAGCGTATTCGGCTTCGAAAGGCGCGGTCATTGCTTTGACGAAGTGGGTGGCGAAAGAGCTTGGTGGACAGGGCATTACGTGTAACTCTGTTGCGCCGGGTGCGACTTTGACGGGGATTACGACAGGTGTGGCGTATGATTTAAGCCAGCAAGTGATTAAGCGCATGGGGACACCGGGTGATATTGCAGAGGCTGTGATGTATTTCGCGTCCCCGGAATCGAGCTACGCGACGGGGCAAGTGTTGAAGGTGGATGGGGGCCACAGCTTTGGGTGA
- a CDS encoding AMP-binding protein produces the protein METLGQLALKSAAAYPNKLAVKDQYRAFTYQELKERADALAAYFQAQGFQKGDRIGILMANRLEHIELDIAVSLAGLVKVPLNYRLHPKEHQYMLEDAGVRLIIGDQALIEPIGSTVQVLPVGEVYEQAVQSHLGQQFVAEVAEDDVFAIMYTSGTTGNPKGVMLSHRNMIAGALSLATVCEVNYDDIIGHVAPLTHGSNFLSHVAWLYGSTQIVFDSFEPEEFVNDLAKERVSIIFLVPTMVNLMIQHPTFDAKKLSTLKSINMAGSPIAASKLEQALSLTGPIFAQTYGQVEAPMCITMMPKKELGSRLESCGRTGLFVNVKIVDDKGQEVASGKVGEIICKGSLVMQGYWNNAQATAETLKDGWLHTGDLGWKSAEGYVHIVDRKKDVIISGGVNIYPREVEEVLNIHPGVKETCVIGVPDDKWGENVVAYVVQNGTYPVTDDELLALCVDNMASFKKPKEIHFVDALPKSSYGKILKRELRDQHEGARA, from the coding sequence GTGGAGACATTAGGACAGTTAGCGCTCAAATCGGCGGCCGCTTATCCCAATAAGCTTGCGGTCAAAGATCAGTACCGGGCGTTTACGTATCAAGAACTGAAGGAACGTGCTGATGCATTGGCAGCGTATTTTCAGGCGCAAGGCTTTCAAAAAGGGGATCGCATTGGGATTTTGATGGCGAATCGTTTGGAGCATATTGAGCTGGATATTGCCGTGTCGCTTGCAGGTCTGGTCAAAGTGCCGCTCAATTATCGCCTACATCCGAAAGAACATCAGTATATGTTGGAGGATGCAGGGGTGCGTTTAATTATTGGCGATCAAGCACTGATTGAACCGATTGGGAGTACTGTTCAGGTGTTGCCAGTTGGGGAGGTTTATGAGCAAGCTGTGCAGTCACATCTTGGCCAGCAGTTTGTCGCGGAGGTTGCGGAAGATGATGTGTTTGCGATTATGTATACATCGGGAACGACGGGTAATCCCAAAGGGGTTATGCTGTCGCATCGTAATATGATTGCAGGGGCACTATCCCTCGCGACTGTGTGCGAAGTGAATTATGACGATATTATCGGGCATGTGGCACCATTGACGCATGGCAGTAATTTTTTATCGCATGTGGCTTGGTTGTATGGCTCGACGCAAATTGTATTTGATTCATTTGAGCCGGAAGAGTTTGTCAATGACTTGGCGAAAGAGCGCGTGTCCATTATTTTCTTAGTGCCGACAATGGTCAATTTGATGATTCAGCATCCGACGTTTGATGCCAAGAAGTTGTCGACTTTGAAGAGCATTAATATGGCGGGGTCGCCGATTGCAGCGAGTAAGTTGGAGCAGGCACTTAGCCTAACGGGACCGATTTTTGCGCAGACGTATGGGCAAGTGGAAGCGCCGATGTGTATTACGATGATGCCAAAGAAGGAACTCGGTTCTAGGCTGGAGTCATGCGGTCGAACGGGTTTATTTGTCAATGTGAAAATTGTAGATGATAAGGGACAGGAAGTGGCGTCAGGCAAGGTCGGTGAAATCATCTGTAAAGGCTCGCTAGTTATGCAAGGTTATTGGAATAATGCGCAAGCGACAGCGGAAACGTTGAAGGACGGCTGGTTGCATACAGGGGATTTAGGCTGGAAAAGCGCGGAAGGTTATGTGCATATTGTCGATCGCAAGAAGGATGTCATTATTTCGGGCGGGGTTAATATTTATCCACGTGAAGTAGAAGAAGTGTTGAATATCCATCCTGGTGTGAAAGAGACGTGTGTCATTGGGGTACCTGATGATAAATGGGGTGAAAACGTCGTTGCGTATGTCGTGCAAAACGGGACATATCCTGTGACTGATGACGAGTTGCTAGCGCTTTGTGTGGACAATATGGCGAGTTTCAAAAAGCCGAAGGAAATTCACTTTGTAGATGCCTTGCCAAAAAGCTCGTACGGGAAAATTTTGAAGCGTGAACTGCGGGACCAACATGAGGGGGCGAGGGCGTGA
- a CDS encoding beta-ketoacyl synthase N-terminal-like domain-containing protein, with the protein MTDVYVHGIGMTQFGTFVDRTMKDLLLDACVQALEDAGNPRVDAVFIGNFMGGAIYNQEILGAIVANELGLGFIPTAKVEGACASGGIAVRQGVLGILSGEYDTVLVAGVEKMKHASTADVTQAINAAMDNDSNEKHAGLTFPGFFGVLANRYFYETGASKKHLAMVALKNREHALNNPLAQFQKATTLDEIMGARIITNPLGLFDCSPMTDGAAAVVISREKSSVHIRSSAQASGPTQMQDADDLLSIPAIGESGRMAYEKAGVGPGDIDVVEIHDCFSMTELLAIEELGFFNKREGWKAIEEGRTKATGDKPVNTSGGLLSRGHPIGATGVAQIYQLVRQLRGTAVNQVDGARLALAQNLGGTGSYSTVHILERV; encoded by the coding sequence GTGACGGATGTTTATGTACATGGAATTGGGATGACACAATTTGGAACGTTTGTTGACCGAACGATGAAAGATTTGCTGTTGGATGCTTGTGTACAAGCGTTGGAAGATGCCGGAAATCCACGCGTCGATGCCGTTTTTATCGGCAACTTTATGGGGGGGGCGATTTACAATCAAGAGATCTTAGGCGCCATCGTTGCTAATGAATTGGGTCTGGGATTTATTCCGACGGCGAAGGTGGAAGGGGCGTGTGCTTCCGGCGGTATCGCGGTTCGACAAGGGGTACTGGGGATTTTGAGTGGTGAATATGATACGGTGCTCGTCGCGGGTGTGGAAAAGATGAAGCATGCTTCGACGGCGGATGTGACACAGGCGATTAATGCGGCGATGGATAATGACTCCAATGAGAAGCATGCGGGGCTAACGTTTCCGGGATTTTTCGGCGTGTTAGCGAATCGTTATTTTTACGAAACAGGCGCGTCGAAAAAGCATTTGGCGATGGTGGCGTTGAAAAATCGGGAGCATGCGCTGAACAATCCATTGGCACAATTCCAAAAGGCGACGACATTGGATGAAATTATGGGTGCGCGGATCATTACGAATCCGCTTGGCTTGTTTGACTGCTCGCCGATGACGGATGGAGCAGCAGCTGTTGTCATTTCTAGGGAGAAGTCGTCCGTGCATATTCGTTCGTCAGCGCAAGCATCGGGCCCTACGCAGATGCAAGACGCGGATGATTTATTGTCGATTCCAGCGATTGGGGAATCGGGACGTATGGCGTATGAAAAGGCCGGTGTTGGGCCGGGAGATATTGATGTTGTTGAAATTCATGATTGTTTTTCGATGACGGAATTGCTGGCGATTGAGGAATTAGGTTTCTTCAACAAGCGTGAAGGTTGGAAGGCGATTGAAGAAGGGCGCACGAAGGCAACGGGGGATAAGCCTGTCAATACGAGTGGGGGTCTGCTGTCACGGGGGCATCCGATTGGTGCAACGGGCGTTGCCCAAATATATCAGCTTGTTCGACAGTTGCGTGGCACAGCGGTCAATCAAGTCGACGGCGCACGACTGGCACTTGCACAAAATTTAGGTGGTACAGGTTCGTATTCGACTGTGCACATTTTGGAGAGGGTGTGA
- a CDS encoding OB-fold domain-containing protein codes for MNVFTCNGCDYQSMTAKYVCPKCRQGKFETREVSSKGTVYSFTDIHIAPAEFAGIAPYTVALVQLDEANVKVTTRMALGVQIGDCVELDRIEDGAFLYKGV; via the coding sequence ATGAATGTTTTTACTTGTAATGGATGTGATTATCAGAGCATGACAGCGAAGTATGTGTGTCCAAAGTGTCGCCAAGGGAAATTTGAGACGCGCGAAGTTTCATCGAAGGGTACGGTTTATAGCTTTACGGATATTCATATCGCGCCGGCGGAATTCGCGGGGATTGCTCCTTATACTGTGGCGCTTGTTCAGTTGGATGAGGCGAATGTTAAGGTGACGACACGTATGGCGTTGGGTGTGCAGATTGGCGATTGTGTGGAGCTCGATAGGATTGAGGATGGGGCGTTTTTGTATAAGGGAGTGTAG
- a CDS encoding (Fe-S)-binding protein: MASVQTADIRQAFVTHVDDNRLMDCMRCGFCLPACPTYIHSDQDETQSPRGRIALMKAVRDGTIAWDGSIEEAFDLCLGCRACEPACPAGVQYGILIEETREAIQSVKKQSLKERIVRKGAFEHLFADQRKMKTAVNLVTFYQKSGLQKVVRKIGFLELFPPFMKEMEQILPEPAKRSRPSMDKAQVQVKVAFFAGCLMDTLFQETNRRTIELLEKFGCEVVIPKGQQCCGALHGHSGELDKARRNARSNLAAFDVVGVDFIVNNAGGCGAFLAEYDQLLEQDPVLATKAQQFTAKQIDISSLLVKLGAVAYLESLPATASTELVTYQDSCHLRNVNGVKEPPRDILKAVKDCTFVELPGADLCCGSAGIYNVLQPEMASRILASKMMEVKGVQASTIITTNPGCLLQMKVGIEREGLSATTRALHLVDFMYEKVR, translated from the coding sequence ATGGCTAGCGTGCAGACAGCAGACATCCGCCAAGCATTTGTAACCCATGTCGATGACAACCGTTTAATGGATTGTATGCGTTGTGGATTTTGCCTTCCTGCATGTCCGACATATATTCACTCCGATCAGGATGAAACACAGTCACCGCGCGGACGGATTGCGTTGATGAAGGCGGTTCGAGATGGAACGATTGCATGGGATGGTTCCATTGAAGAAGCGTTCGATTTATGCCTCGGTTGCCGTGCTTGCGAGCCGGCTTGTCCGGCAGGTGTGCAGTACGGCATTTTAATAGAAGAAACACGTGAAGCGATTCAGTCAGTGAAAAAGCAATCATTGAAAGAGCGTATTGTTCGCAAAGGGGCCTTTGAGCATTTATTTGCGGATCAGCGCAAGATGAAAACAGCGGTGAACTTGGTGACGTTTTATCAAAAATCGGGGTTGCAAAAAGTGGTACGCAAGATTGGGTTTTTAGAGTTGTTTCCGCCGTTTATGAAAGAGATGGAGCAGATTTTACCGGAGCCGGCGAAGCGTTCACGTCCGTCGATGGACAAGGCGCAAGTACAGGTCAAGGTGGCATTTTTTGCGGGTTGTTTAATGGACACGCTCTTTCAAGAAACGAACCGCCGTACCATTGAGTTGCTGGAGAAGTTTGGCTGTGAGGTGGTCATTCCGAAGGGGCAGCAATGTTGTGGGGCGTTACATGGTCATAGCGGAGAGTTGGACAAGGCGAGGCGCAATGCGCGGTCTAATTTAGCAGCCTTTGATGTTGTGGGTGTTGATTTTATTGTCAATAATGCGGGCGGTTGTGGTGCATTTTTGGCAGAATATGATCAATTGCTTGAACAGGATCCGGTGTTAGCGACGAAAGCACAGCAATTTACAGCGAAGCAGATTGATATCTCGTCATTGCTTGTGAAGTTAGGAGCTGTGGCGTACTTGGAAAGTTTGCCTGCTACTGCATCTACTGAACTTGTGACTTATCAGGATTCCTGTCATTTGCGCAATGTGAACGGGGTGAAAGAGCCACCGCGTGACATTTTGAAAGCAGTAAAGGATTGTACATTTGTGGAATTACCCGGTGCGGATCTTTGTTGTGGTTCCGCCGGTATTTATAATGTACTTCAACCAGAAATGGCGTCTCGTATTCTAGCGTCGAAAATGATGGAAGTGAAAGGAGTTCAAGCGAGTACAATTATTACGACGAATCCGGGTTGCTTGTTGCAGATGAAAGTCGGCATTGAGCGCGAAGGTCTTTCAGCGACAACGCGTGCGCTACATTTGGTTGATTTTATGTATGAAAAGGTACGTTAA
- a CDS encoding DctP family TRAP transporter solute-binding subunit — MGKKRAWSLGALGLSAMLLLGACSSGGGGTGDSGGSDGADKGGDDKSYKLKMSVTVNDSSTWYQAAEKLANDMKEETDGRITIDLFPNEQLSGGDSGKGVELLAKGSTDLSFHSTIIYSILDPRLGVASAPFLFKDTEGVDKVFGGSGGEAITEILQEKGVQALGYGENGFRQITNSKHEIKSPDDLKGLKIRIPGITMYTDLYRELGADPTTMTFSEVFTSLQQGTINGQENPIDVIHSSKLNEVQDYITMWNYSYDPLVLGINKKLLDSMSEEDQALFTKLGKEAAAYQVELAREKEAQQIEELKATGMQFYEPTEAELATFTEKVQPVYDKYKDIWGEDLLKAFQDQ, encoded by the coding sequence ATGGGGAAAAAAAGAGCATGGTCTTTGGGAGCACTTGGATTATCAGCAATGTTATTGTTAGGGGCTTGTAGTTCGGGAGGTGGCGGTACTGGGGATTCCGGCGGTTCTGATGGTGCAGATAAAGGCGGGGATGATAAGTCCTATAAGCTGAAAATGTCGGTGACGGTTAACGATTCGTCGACTTGGTATCAGGCGGCTGAAAAGCTAGCGAATGATATGAAAGAGGAAACGGACGGTCGGATTACGATTGATTTATTCCCGAATGAGCAGTTATCTGGTGGCGATTCTGGAAAAGGCGTAGAGCTTCTGGCGAAAGGGTCGACGGATTTGAGTTTCCACTCGACAATCATTTATTCGATTTTAGATCCACGTCTTGGCGTTGCGAGTGCACCATTCTTGTTTAAAGATACGGAGGGTGTCGATAAAGTATTTGGTGGAAGTGGTGGAGAAGCCATCACTGAAATTTTACAAGAAAAAGGTGTTCAGGCGTTAGGATATGGGGAAAATGGCTTCCGTCAAATTACCAACAGCAAGCATGAAATCAAATCGCCAGACGATTTAAAAGGACTGAAAATTCGTATTCCAGGCATTACGATGTATACCGATTTGTACCGTGAGCTAGGCGCAGATCCAACGACAATGACATTCTCTGAAGTGTTCACATCCCTTCAACAAGGAACGATTAATGGACAAGAGAATCCGATTGACGTTATCCATTCATCGAAACTAAATGAAGTACAAGATTACATTACGATGTGGAACTATTCGTATGACCCACTTGTCTTGGGCATCAATAAAAAGCTTCTCGATTCAATGAGCGAAGAGGACCAAGCGTTGTTTACGAAACTTGGCAAAGAAGCAGCGGCTTATCAAGTAGAGCTTGCACGTGAAAAAGAAGCACAGCAGATTGAAGAGTTGAAAGCGACTGGTATGCAGTTTTATGAGCCAACAGAAGCAGAATTGGCTACATTTACAGAAAAGGTTCAACCTGTTTACGACAAATACAAAGACATTTGGGGCGAGGATTTGCTGAAAGCATTCCAGGATCAATAA